The following is a genomic window from Nisaea sediminum.
AGCGGATTGGCCCCGGACCAGTTGATATGATCGGTCAGCATCATCAGGTCGCCCGGCGCCATCTCCTCGCGGAGGCTGCCTGCGGCGTTGGTCAGGACCAGGGTCTCGACCCCGAGCGCTTCCATCGCCCGGACCGGCAGCACAACGTCGGAGAGCGGGTGTCCCTCATAGGCATGGGCGCGGCCCTGCAGGACGAAGACCTTGCGGCCGGACAGCGTGCCGTGGACGAGGCGCCCGTGATGGCCGTCGACGCTCGGTTTCGGAAAGCCGGGAATATCGGCGAAGGAGACGCTGGCCGCGCCTTCCACCGCGTCGGCGACGGAGCCGAGCCCGCTGCCCAGCACCAGGGCGATCGCCGCGTCCCGGCCCGGGAGCGCTTTGCGGATCGCGACGGCCGCATCGTAATAGGGGGTCACGTCCGTTCCTTCACATAAGGGGTTCCGCTGGCCTTCGGTGCCACCGCCTTGCCGATGAAGCCGGCGAGCAGCACCACCGTCAGGATATAGGGTAGCGCCTGGATGAGCTGAACCGGGAAGACGCCGATCACCGGGATCTCGACCCCCTGCAAACGCACTGCAAGGGCGTCGAGGAAGCCGAAGAGCAAACAGGCGAAAAGCGCCGGAACCGGCTTCCACTTGCCGAAGATCATCGCCGCCAGCGCCATGTAGCCCTTGCCCGCCGTCATGTCGCGCACGAAGGCGGCGGAATGGGCGGTGGAGAGGTAGGCCCCGGCGATGCCGCAGAGCAGCCCGGCGATCGCCATCGCGCTGTAGCGCAGCCCGGTGACGCTGATCCCGGCGGTGTCGACCGCGGCCGGGTTCTCGCCGACGGCGCGGAGACGCAGGCCGAAGCGGGTGCGGTAGACCACCCACCAGGTGAGCGGCACCATGGCGAGCGCGAGATAGACGAGGAAATTGTGGCCGCTGATCACCTCGGCATAGATCGTGCCGAGGACCGGAATGCTGCGCGCGGCCTCGGCAAAGGGCAGGGCATGCTCGGTGAAGCGGAACTCCGCGTCCAGCGTCGGCGTGCGTCCGCCCTGGTGGAACCAGGCAATGCCGAGCACGACGGTGAGGCCGGAGGCGATGACGTTGATCGCGACCCCGCTCACCACCTGGTTGCCGCGGTGAGTGATGCAGGCGAAGCCGTGCAGCAAGGCGAGCGCCACCGAGACGAGGATGGCGACGGCGAGCCCGGCCCAGGCCGATCCGGTGGCCGCAGCTGTCGCGGCGGCGGCGAAGGCGGCCGCCAGCATCTTGCCCTCGAGTCCGATATCGATGACGCCGGAGCGTTCCGCGAAGAGGCCCGCCATGGCGGCCAGGATCAGCGGCGTCGCGACCCGCAGCGTGGCGTCGAGGGTGAGCAGGACGAGGAGATAGGATTCTTCCATCGCGCCCTCCTAACCCTTCGCCGCGGCGAGGCGGCCGACCAGCCGCGCCACCATCGGGTTGAACATGTAGGCCAGCGCGCCGGAGAACAGGATGATCAGGCCCTGGATCACCACCACCATGTCGCGGGTGATCTGCTCGAACTCGAAATCGAGCTCCGCTCCGCCCTGGTAGAGCGCGCCGAAGAGCAGGCTGGCGAGCACGATGCCGATCGGATGGTTGCGGCCCATCAGGGAGACCGCGATGCCGGTGAAACCGTAGCCCGCGGTGAAGTTCAGCAGCAGCTTGTGCTGCACGCCCATGATCTCGTTGATGCCGACCATGCCCGCGAGCGCACCGGAGAGCGCCATGGTCCAGAACACGGTCTTTTTCGGATCGATCCCGGCATAGATCGCCGCCGTCTCGTTCCGCCCGACCGTGCGGATCGCATAGCCCCAGCGGGTGCGCCAGATGAAGATCGTCACCAGAACCGCCGCGACCAGCGCGATCAGGAAGGAGAGATTGAGCGGCGAGCGGGAGATGTCGAAGCCGAATGCGCCAGCGATCTGGCGCGCCATCGGCAGCCAGGCGCTCTCGGCGAATTCGCGACTTTCCGGCGACATCTGGCCCGGCTTGATCAGCACGTTCACCATCAGATGCACCATCAGCGCCGAGGCGATGAAGTTGAACATGATGGTGGTGATCACGATGTGGCTGCCGCGATAGGCCTGCAGCCATCCGGGCACCGCGGCCCAGGCGCCGCCGAACAGGGCGGCGGCGACAATGGCCAGCGGCAGGAGGGCGTACCAGGGCAGCCAGCCGTCGAGCGCGAGCACCAGCAGCCCGACGCCGAGCCCGCCGATATAGGCCTGGCCCTCACCGCCGATATTGAACAGGCCCGCATGGAAGGCGATGGCGACCGCAAGGCCCGTGAAGATGAAGTTGGTCGTGTAATAGAGCGTGTAGCCGATCGCCTCGTCATATCCGAAAGCGCCGTAGAGCATCACCTCGAGCGCCTTCACCGGATCCTCGCCGACGGCGAGGATGACCAGTGCCGAGACCAGCAGGGCGGCGAGGATGTTCAGGGCCGGGATGACGCCGATATCGATCCAGGGCGGCAGTTTGACCGGTTGGCTCATGCGACCTCGGCTTCGTCTTCGGGAATGTCGGCCATCATCAGGCCGATGCGGCGCGGGTCGGCACCGGCCGCGTCCATCTCGCCGACGATGCGGCCGGCGGACATCACGAGGATACGGTCGGAGAGAGACATGATCTCGTCGAGCTCGACCGAGACCAGCAGGACGGCTGCGCCCCGGTCCCGCATCTGGACCAGTGTGTTGTGGATGAATTCGATGGCGCCGATATCGACGCCGCGGGTCGGCTGGCCGACCAGGAGCAGCTTCGGCTGCGTCTCCAGTTCGCGCGCCAGCACGATCTTCTGCTGGTTGCCGCCGGAGAACATGGCGGCGGTCAGCTGTGGGTTGGGCGGGCGGACGTCGTAGCGTTCCATCTCGGCTGTGCAGTCGGCGATCGCGGCCTCCCGGTCGAGCAGCAGGCCGCGATTGAAGGCCGGCCAGTCGTGATGGCCGAGAATATGGTTCTCATGGGCGGAAAAGGCGGTGACGAGACCCATATGGTGCCGGTCTTCCGGAACATGGGCGATGCCGAGCCGGCGCGCCTCGTGCGGATCGAGCGGAGTGTCATGCTCGACGGTCCGGGTGCCGCAGATGTCGAAGGACCCGTCCGAGATCCGCTGGATGCCCGCAAGCGCCTGCAGAAGCTCGCTCTGGCCGTTGCCGGCGACCCCGGCGATCCCGACGATTTCGCCGGCGCGGACCTGGAAGGACACGGTCTTCACGCGCTCGACGCCGCGGCTATCGGTGACGGTCAGTCCCTCGACCGCGAGCACGGTCTCCTTTGGCTCGGCCGGCGTCTTATCGACGCGCAGCAGGACCTTGCGGCCGACCATGAGCTCGGCGAGTTCCTCGGCGCTTGTCTTCGATGTGGTTCGGTGCGCGACCATCTCGCCACGGCGCATCACGGACACGCTGTCGGTCGCGGCCAGGATCTCGCGCAGTTTGTGGGTGATCAGGATGATCGTGACGCCGCGCGCCTTCAGCGCGGCGAGAATTTCAAAGAGCCGGTCGGCCTCCTGCGGCGTCAGCACGCCGGTCGGCTCGTCCAGCACGAGAATACGGGCGCCGCGGACCAGCGCCTTCAGGATCTCGACCCGCTGCTGCTGGCCGACCGAGAGATCGGCGATCAGCGCCTCCGGATCGACGGTGAGACCGTAATCGTTCGAGAGGCGCGCGAGTTCCTTCCGCGTCGCCTGCTGCCCGGTTTCCAGAAGGGCGCCGCCCTCGGAGCCGAGCATGACGTTGTCGAGCACGCTCATGGTCTCCACCAGCATGAAATGCTGATGCACCATGCCGATGCCGAGATCGATCGCCGCCCGGCTGGACTCGATGGTCACGCTCTTGCCGTCGACCAGGATCTCTCCCGCATCGGCCTGATAGAAGCCGTAGAGGATCGACATCAGGGTCGACTTGCCGGCGCCGTTCTCGCCGACGATGCCGTGGATCGTCCCCGGCATGACCCTGAAGGTCACGTCGCGGTTCGCCTGCACCGGCCCGAAGCTTTTCGAGATGCCTCTTAACTCGATGGCGGGCGGCTTGCCGCCGCCCGCCACGGGCCGAAGATTTTCGGATGTCATATTCTGATCTGGCGCGCGCCGTCAGTACGGACAGGTATTGTCGGCCATGTAGTCATGGACCTTGATCTCGCCCGACTTGATGCCAGCTTCCGC
Proteins encoded in this region:
- a CDS encoding purine-nucleoside phosphorylase, which translates into the protein MTPYYDAAVAIRKALPGRDAAIALVLGSGLGSVADAVEGAASVSFADIPGFPKPSVDGHHGRLVHGTLSGRKVFVLQGRAHAYEGHPLSDVVLPVRAMEALGVETLVLTNAAGSLREEMAPGDLMMLTDHINWSGANPLTGPNDASLGPRFFDMTTAYDTSLHGALRRSAEAEGVTLHEGVYLWALGPNFETPAEIRAFRILGADAVGMSTVPEVLAARHAGLKVAAISGITNYGAGMVANEVLDHAHTLAQGATIAESMTKLLLQFLKDPIHE
- a CDS encoding ABC transporter permease — encoded protein: MEESYLLVLLTLDATLRVATPLILAAMAGLFAERSGVIDIGLEGKMLAAAFAAAATAAATGSAWAGLAVAILVSVALALLHGFACITHRGNQVVSGVAINVIASGLTVVLGIAWFHQGGRTPTLDAEFRFTEHALPFAEAARSIPVLGTIYAEVISGHNFLVYLALAMVPLTWWVVYRTRFGLRLRAVGENPAAVDTAGISVTGLRYSAMAIAGLLCGIAGAYLSTAHSAAFVRDMTAGKGYMALAAMIFGKWKPVPALFACLLFGFLDALAVRLQGVEIPVIGVFPVQLIQALPYILTVVLLAGFIGKAVAPKASGTPYVKERT
- a CDS encoding ABC transporter permease gives rise to the protein MSQPVKLPPWIDIGVIPALNILAALLVSALVILAVGEDPVKALEVMLYGAFGYDEAIGYTLYYTTNFIFTGLAVAIAFHAGLFNIGGEGQAYIGGLGVGLLVLALDGWLPWYALLPLAIVAAALFGGAWAAVPGWLQAYRGSHIVITTIMFNFIASALMVHLMVNVLIKPGQMSPESREFAESAWLPMARQIAGAFGFDISRSPLNLSFLIALVAAVLVTIFIWRTRWGYAIRTVGRNETAAIYAGIDPKKTVFWTMALSGALAGMVGINEIMGVQHKLLLNFTAGYGFTGIAVSLMGRNHPIGIVLASLLFGALYQGGAELDFEFEQITRDMVVVIQGLIILFSGALAYMFNPMVARLVGRLAAAKG
- a CDS encoding ABC transporter ATP-binding protein, translating into MTSENLRPVAGGGKPPAIELRGISKSFGPVQANRDVTFRVMPGTIHGIVGENGAGKSTLMSILYGFYQADAGEILVDGKSVTIESSRAAIDLGIGMVHQHFMLVETMSVLDNVMLGSEGGALLETGQQATRKELARLSNDYGLTVDPEALIADLSVGQQQRVEILKALVRGARILVLDEPTGVLTPQEADRLFEILAALKARGVTIILITHKLREILAATDSVSVMRRGEMVAHRTTSKTSAEELAELMVGRKVLLRVDKTPAEPKETVLAVEGLTVTDSRGVERVKTVSFQVRAGEIVGIAGVAGNGQSELLQALAGIQRISDGSFDICGTRTVEHDTPLDPHEARRLGIAHVPEDRHHMGLVTAFSAHENHILGHHDWPAFNRGLLLDREAAIADCTAEMERYDVRPPNPQLTAAMFSGGNQQKIVLARELETQPKLLLVGQPTRGVDIGAIEFIHNTLVQMRDRGAAVLLVSVELDEIMSLSDRILVMSAGRIVGEMDAAGADPRRIGLMMADIPEDEAEVA